A part of Rhizobium etli CFN 42 genomic DNA contains:
- a CDS encoding IS4 family transposase → MMWARLPDQRFDLLSRVMHDHALIGGSKLRDVVETVRFCDTQTIELRERADRPARQATLCLRFGQATIRRPQNLREEGLPDGVRLSWVEVVEPDAPDGVEPLHWLLLTTHALSSATDAWQIVAWYKQRWMIEQFFRVMKTQGFKIEDSQLQLAPRLEKLVAIAAKAAAIVLQLVQDRSGGDPHPASLAVSPHEINTLAALESRFKGKTKLQSNPHPKASLAWAAWIVAKLGGWNGYASSKPPGPITFFNGLKYCADGWALRDRYMPQSFGGEMFHWIICFWSRTKSSDQRAEPSRWPGSVRACLQVRLRKGVSRAQHRR, encoded by the coding sequence ATGATGTGGGCGCGCCTGCCCGACCAACGCTTCGATCTTTTGTCGCGCGTCATGCATGACCATGCACTCATCGGCGGCTCTAAACTGCGTGATGTCGTAGAGACAGTTCGGTTCTGCGACACCCAAACGATCGAGCTGCGCGAGCGCGCCGACCGTCCGGCGCGGCAGGCAACGTTGTGCCTGCGCTTCGGCCAGGCGACGATCAGGCGACCGCAAAACCTGCGCGAAGAAGGGCTGCCCGACGGGGTTAGGCTCAGTTGGGTCGAGGTCGTCGAACCGGACGCACCCGACGGTGTCGAGCCCTTGCATTGGCTGCTCTTGACCACCCATGCGCTCTCCAGTGCGACTGACGCCTGGCAGATCGTCGCTTGGTACAAGCAGCGCTGGATGATCGAGCAGTTCTTCCGGGTGATGAAGACGCAGGGCTTCAAGATCGAAGACAGCCAATTGCAGTTAGCGCCGCGGCTGGAAAAGCTCGTCGCCATCGCCGCCAAGGCCGCGGCAATCGTCCTCCAACTCGTGCAGGACCGCAGTGGCGGCGATCCTCACCCGGCAAGCCTGGCAGTCAGTCCCCACGAGATCAACACGCTCGCCGCCCTCGAAAGCCGCTTCAAGGGCAAGACCAAGCTGCAATCCAATCCCCATCCCAAAGCTTCGCTCGCCTGGGCCGCTTGGATCGTCGCCAAACTCGGCGGCTGGAACGGCTATGCCTCCTCCAAGCCGCCTGGACCCATCACCTTCTTCAACGGACTCAAATACTGTGCCGATGGCTGGGCCTTGCGAGATAGGTATATGCCTCAGTCGTTCGGTGGAGAAATGTTCCACTGGATCATTTGCTTTTGGTCACGAACAAAATCCAGCGACCAGCGGGCAGAGCCTTCGCGTTGGCCAGGATCGGTGCGCGCGTGCCTGCAAGTTCGCTTACGGAAGGGGGTTTCGCGTGCTCAACATCGTCGATGA
- a CDS encoding IS481-like element ISRel2 family transposase produces MNIHKNARLTPLRREQMALAVIEGHLTQAQAAQAYGVAAKIVARWVERFKAGGREAMLDRSSRPHAMPRQTSQALAERIITLRRQRLTGKHIAIETGVSAATVSRVLKRAGLSRLKDIEPAEPVRRHERQAPGEMIHIDIKKLGRFHEVGHRITGDRTRQSSRRGKSWGAGWECVHVAIDDASRIAFSQISPDETKESAVAFLKAALAYYASLGIAVERVMTDNGPCYTSKPFGQACRDNGLKHVRTRPYTPKTNGKAERFIQTALREWAYAVAYPNSDMRAAELPRWLHRYNWHRPHGSLNSKPPITRLALTQDNLLRLHI; encoded by the coding sequence ATGAACATTCATAAGAATGCCCGACTGACGCCGTTGCGCCGGGAACAAATGGCGCTTGCTGTTATCGAAGGGCATCTGACCCAGGCTCAGGCAGCACAGGCCTATGGCGTCGCGGCCAAGATCGTCGCCCGTTGGGTCGAGCGTTTCAAGGCCGGTGGTCGAGAGGCGATGCTCGATCGTTCCTCCCGACCTCATGCCATGCCCCGGCAGACCAGTCAGGCGCTGGCGGAGCGCATCATCACGCTTCGCCGCCAGCGCCTGACTGGCAAGCACATCGCGATCGAAACCGGTGTATCTGCAGCGACGGTGAGCCGGGTTCTCAAGCGCGCAGGCCTCTCCCGCCTCAAGGATATCGAGCCGGCCGAGCCTGTGCGTCGTCATGAACGCCAGGCTCCCGGCGAGATGATTCATATCGACATCAAGAAGCTCGGCCGGTTTCATGAGGTCGGCCACCGCATCACCGGCGATCGCACTCGCCAGAGTTCGCGCAGAGGCAAGAGTTGGGGCGCCGGTTGGGAATGCGTTCATGTGGCCATCGACGATGCCTCTCGCATCGCTTTCTCACAGATATCGCCGGACGAGACGAAAGAAAGCGCCGTGGCCTTCTTGAAGGCGGCATTGGCCTATTATGCCAGCCTCGGGATCGCGGTCGAGCGCGTCATGACCGACAATGGTCCCTGCTACACATCAAAGCCATTCGGCCAAGCTTGTCGCGACAACGGCCTCAAGCACGTTCGCACCAGACCATATACGCCTAAAACCAACGGAAAGGCCGAACGCTTCATCCAGACCGCCCTCAGAGAGTGGGCCTACGCCGTCGCCTATCCCAACTCGGACATGCGCGCCGCCGAACTGCCACGATGGCTTCATCGCTACAATTGGCACAGGCCTCACGGAAGTCTAAACTCAAAACCACCAATCACTAGGCTCGCTCTTACCCAGGACAACCTGTTGAGGCTCCACATCTAG
- a CDS encoding AAA family ATPase, with product MTTSRHIVTLLKSHIAGDEERFLSTALQLAAHEARQGHGKLAQEVKDLVDTAKTREPSMRRPGGAVALVQPKGELAGLLSARYPDIRLADMVLARPLRLRLDRILAEQRQQANLRSHGLQPRRKILLVGPPGAGKTMTASALAGELHLPLFTILLDGLITKFMGETASKLRLVFDAMTATRGVYLFDEFDAIGARRGDRQDVGEIRRVLNSFLQFVEQDESHALIVAATNHPELLDRALFRRFDDVIEYALPDVSLIEAILRNRLDRFAMSDISWTEVAAAAQGLSPAEISRVADDAAKSVILDNTDTITPDSILNAIAERRTAAEAMDASNRP from the coding sequence ATGACCACGTCTCGCCACATCGTGACCCTTTTAAAAAGCCACATCGCCGGCGATGAGGAGAGATTCCTGTCGACCGCTCTGCAGTTGGCTGCCCATGAGGCGCGGCAAGGACATGGCAAGCTGGCGCAGGAAGTCAAGGATCTCGTCGATACAGCGAAGACGCGAGAGCCGAGCATGCGTCGACCGGGTGGAGCGGTCGCACTCGTGCAGCCGAAAGGTGAGCTCGCCGGTCTACTGAGCGCCCGTTATCCCGACATCCGTCTGGCAGACATGGTCCTTGCCCGCCCGCTTCGCCTGCGTCTCGATCGTATTTTGGCCGAACAGCGACAGCAGGCAAACCTGCGTAGCCACGGACTCCAGCCGCGACGTAAGATCTTGCTAGTCGGTCCGCCGGGGGCCGGCAAGACGATGACGGCGAGTGCGTTGGCCGGGGAACTTCACCTTCCCTTATTTACCATCCTCCTGGACGGTCTGATCACCAAGTTCATGGGCGAGACCGCGTCAAAGTTGCGTCTGGTTTTTGACGCAATGACCGCAACCCGCGGCGTATATCTCTTCGATGAGTTCGATGCGATCGGAGCAAGGAGGGGGGACAGGCAGGACGTGGGAGAAATCAGACGTGTACTCAATTCCTTCCTACAGTTTGTGGAACAGGATGAAAGCCACGCCTTGATCGTCGCAGCGACCAATCATCCTGAACTGTTGGATCGTGCTCTTTTCCGTCGTTTCGACGATGTCATTGAATATGCGCTTCCGGATGTATCGCTCATCGAAGCGATCCTTCGTAACAGGCTCGATCGCTTCGCAATGTCCGACATATCATGGACAGAAGTCGCTGCCGCCGCCCAAGGTCTTTCCCCGGCGGAGATTTCTCGTGTGGCTGATGACGCCGCCAAGTCCGTCATTCTGGACAATACGGACACAATAACCCCTGATAGCATACTTAACGCGATTGCCGAGCGCCGCACCGCCGCCGAAGCCATGGATGCGAGCAACAGGCCATAA
- a CDS encoding recombinase family protein — MAKPQTFDNQQSPKRLIGYARVSTDEQVHDAQLDELRAAGCDRIHQEHGSGASRARPVLTRLLAELSAGDVLIVVRLDRLARSVSHLLSVIEDLEARGVHFRSIRDPIDTSTPQGMFSLQVLGAVAQLERALIAERTKAGIKAAKARGKLPGNPGLRERRPEAIKAISQAREKLYLDELIASAQTWLPMVRQLRPQHSWDNVVRVLNRRGHDWTVERLRRAVHRMVREKLAEKELLARSPRRAPEDYLMKLVAAIAIADPNLSLRDIAAQLDQMGERPVRSGKNWQPSSVRVLLDEAHRFGLIRR; from the coding sequence ATGGCAAAGCCACAAACATTTGACAACCAACAATCTCCCAAGCGGCTGATCGGTTATGCCCGGGTGTCGACGGATGAACAGGTCCACGATGCCCAGTTGGACGAGCTGCGTGCAGCCGGCTGCGATCGGATCCATCAGGAGCATGGTTCCGGAGCATCGCGGGCTCGACCGGTGCTGACGCGATTACTCGCTGAACTTAGCGCCGGCGACGTCCTCATTGTCGTGCGCCTCGATCGACTGGCCCGATCCGTCAGTCATCTCTTGTCGGTGATCGAGGACCTCGAGGCCCGCGGCGTGCATTTCCGGTCGATCCGCGATCCAATCGATACGTCGACCCCGCAGGGCATGTTTTCCCTTCAGGTCCTCGGCGCCGTCGCGCAGCTCGAGCGGGCGCTAATCGCTGAGCGTACCAAAGCCGGCATTAAGGCGGCGAAGGCACGCGGCAAGCTTCCTGGAAATCCCGGTCTGCGAGAACGACGGCCGGAGGCGATCAAGGCAATCTCGCAGGCACGGGAGAAGCTCTATCTCGATGAACTCATTGCATCGGCGCAGACGTGGCTGCCGATGGTGCGTCAACTCCGGCCGCAGCACAGTTGGGACAATGTCGTGCGGGTTCTCAATCGCCGTGGCCACGACTGGACCGTCGAACGCCTTCGTCGCGCTGTTCATCGCATGGTACGCGAAAAGCTCGCGGAGAAGGAACTCCTTGCTCGATCCCCTCGCCGGGCTCCCGAAGACTATCTGATGAAGCTGGTGGCGGCAATTGCCATTGCCGATCCCAACCTGTCGCTGCGCGACATTGCCGCGCAACTGGACCAGATGGGAGAACGGCCTGTGCGCAGCGGCAAGAACTGGCAACCGTCCTCGGTGCGGGTCCTGCTGGACGAAGCCCACCGATTTGGCCTCATTCGCCGTTGA
- a CDS encoding S8 family peptidase, which yields MAIGPRNRPHFLLKDNGAVEPYRRPNRKIDPPALPLRNRQAHAQALALAVGGAVAAAEQQLAAPGVTAFETRGFYLEFDLPSSEGAGIDQLANRQQKMEVVAVRELEGEGGIVKASVFVPERAKNYFLNKIEQYRTTDTDKGRPRNEPLISRIETAQLASARSLFTDEEALFPLHEDVAVWWEVWLREGRRERFEAIAAALEIQMRQHAIRFPEREVVLALASSVTMDRVVARSDTIAELRRAKDTPAFFIGLGGAEQRAWNDDLADRVQVAETANDVAICLLDSGVRRTHPLIEPVLSVDDWHTINPDWGADDTPAWQGHGTRMAGVALYNDLIDPLAAQDPFDMRYRLESIRILPPGGADENQPDLYGAITGEAIARAEIQAPHRSRVITTAITSTTPSRGRASSWSSSIDQLCFETDAQRLILISAGNIRIDLTPADLFVRNDIEPLDDPAQAWNAITIGAFTNKVDVIDAAFAGYTPIAPAGELSPASRTSVSWDRQWPVKPDIVMEGGNLAYDGVNPGEPIDDLRILTTHFRPENRYFSTIGDTSSATAQAAKLAAEIMVGRPGLWPETVRALLVHSAEWTPAMAARITNCHGNKTQLQALLRRYGYGVPDLGRALLSANNDLTLMIEDDIRPFQREGTGSVKMRDMKLHKLPWPKEDLLALGAAPVEVRVTLSYFIEPNPGERGWTRRHRYASHGLRFQMKTATETVGEFRARINQAARSEEEGAPVSVGEGWLLGTFRDSGSLHSDFWRGTAVDLAERDAIGIFPVGGWWKEKPYLDRYNQQARYSLIVTIRAANAAVDLYAAVETILTTEIVAEA from the coding sequence ATGGCAATCGGACCACGCAATCGCCCGCATTTTCTGCTTAAAGATAACGGCGCGGTAGAGCCATACCGGCGCCCTAACCGGAAAATCGACCCACCGGCGCTACCTCTGCGCAATAGACAGGCCCATGCCCAGGCTTTGGCGCTCGCCGTGGGAGGTGCCGTCGCGGCGGCTGAGCAGCAACTCGCCGCGCCCGGAGTGACAGCGTTTGAAACGCGTGGATTCTATCTCGAGTTCGATCTCCCTTCTTCCGAGGGGGCGGGAATTGACCAACTCGCAAACAGACAACAGAAAATGGAGGTTGTCGCCGTCCGCGAGCTAGAAGGGGAGGGTGGTATTGTCAAGGCTTCGGTGTTTGTCCCGGAGCGCGCAAAAAACTACTTCCTAAATAAGATTGAGCAATATCGAACGACGGACACCGACAAAGGACGACCGCGAAATGAGCCTTTGATCTCCAGGATCGAAACTGCTCAGCTGGCATCGGCGCGTTCCCTCTTCACCGATGAGGAAGCGCTATTTCCGCTCCACGAGGACGTGGCGGTGTGGTGGGAAGTCTGGCTGCGCGAAGGTCGGCGCGAGCGGTTTGAAGCCATAGCTGCCGCCTTGGAAATACAGATGCGCCAGCATGCCATCCGGTTCCCAGAGCGCGAAGTTGTCTTAGCGCTTGCGAGCTCGGTGACCATGGATCGTGTGGTCGCACGTAGCGATACGATTGCTGAATTGCGTCGAGCAAAAGATACTCCGGCGTTTTTTATAGGTCTTGGAGGCGCCGAGCAAAGAGCCTGGAACGACGATCTCGCTGATCGTGTTCAGGTCGCTGAAACCGCTAATGACGTTGCGATATGTCTATTGGACAGTGGAGTGCGTCGCACGCATCCCCTGATCGAGCCAGTATTATCGGTCGATGATTGGCACACAATCAATCCCGACTGGGGTGCCGACGACACGCCCGCGTGGCAGGGGCATGGCACGCGCATGGCCGGGGTCGCACTTTACAACGATCTGATCGATCCGCTGGCCGCTCAGGATCCCTTCGATATGCGATATCGGCTGGAGAGTATTAGAATACTGCCGCCCGGCGGCGCAGACGAAAATCAGCCTGATCTTTACGGCGCGATTACCGGCGAGGCGATCGCTCGAGCCGAAATTCAGGCGCCGCACAGAAGCCGCGTCATTACGACCGCCATAACCAGCACGACCCCGTCGCGTGGACGGGCCTCGTCCTGGTCTTCATCCATCGACCAGCTGTGCTTCGAAACCGATGCGCAGCGGTTGATCCTGATATCGGCCGGAAACATACGCATCGATCTAACGCCGGCCGATCTGTTTGTTCGCAACGACATCGAGCCGCTAGACGATCCAGCGCAGGCATGGAACGCAATCACCATCGGGGCTTTCACCAACAAGGTTGATGTTATCGATGCGGCTTTTGCCGGATACACCCCGATTGCGCCAGCTGGAGAACTCTCACCCGCGAGCAGGACCTCCGTCAGTTGGGATCGCCAGTGGCCGGTCAAGCCAGATATCGTCATGGAGGGCGGGAACCTGGCGTATGATGGCGTGAATCCGGGTGAGCCGATTGATGATCTTCGCATCCTGACAACGCATTTCCGTCCAGAAAACCGCTACTTCTCTACGATTGGAGATACGAGCTCCGCGACCGCTCAAGCTGCGAAACTAGCAGCAGAGATTATGGTGGGTAGGCCGGGGCTCTGGCCAGAGACCGTCCGTGCTTTGCTTGTCCATTCCGCTGAATGGACACCGGCGATGGCCGCCCGCATCACGAACTGCCACGGCAACAAAACGCAGTTGCAGGCGCTTCTCCGCCGGTATGGTTATGGGGTGCCTGATCTCGGCCGGGCGCTACTTTCAGCCAACAACGATTTGACCTTGATGATCGAGGACGACATTCGACCCTTCCAACGTGAAGGTACCGGATCGGTCAAAATGAGAGATATGAAGCTCCATAAGCTACCTTGGCCAAAGGAGGACTTGCTGGCTTTGGGCGCTGCGCCTGTCGAGGTCCGTGTCACGCTATCTTATTTCATCGAGCCGAATCCCGGCGAGCGAGGCTGGACGAGACGCCACAGATACGCCTCGCACGGATTGCGCTTCCAGATGAAAACGGCAACGGAAACAGTCGGCGAGTTCCGGGCGCGCATCAATCAAGCTGCGCGAAGCGAGGAAGAAGGTGCGCCCGTCAGCGTCGGCGAAGGCTGGCTGTTGGGAACATTCCGCGACAGCGGGTCGTTGCATTCGGATTTCTGGCGGGGGACGGCGGTCGACCTTGCGGAGCGTGACGCCATCGGTATCTTTCCAGTCGGCGGCTGGTGGAAGGAAAAACCGTATCTGGATCGATACAACCAGCAGGCGCGCTACTCATTGATCGTGACTATCCGTGCGGCTAATGCCGCGGTTGATCTCTATGCGGCGGTCGAGACGATTCTGACAACCGAGATCGTCGCAGAGGCATAA